The following proteins come from a genomic window of Zonotrichia albicollis isolate bZonAlb1 chromosome 12, bZonAlb1.hap1, whole genome shotgun sequence:
- the IPPK gene encoding inositol-pentakisphosphate 2-kinase, whose product MEVEKMDENEWKYHGEGNQSLVVSHCQRCVVLRFLKSPPNQNKTPEEILHHLQNIVDFGKHVMKQFFGENYVHHGEIIQLPLDFVRQLCLKIQPERPECRCDKDMDTLSGYAMCLPNLTRLQPFRFAEHRPILCIEIKPKCGFIPFSSHVSQEIKHKVCRYCMHQHLKVANGKWKRPSKYCPLDLFSGNKQRMHFALKSLLQEAQNNLKIFKNGELIYGCKDDQDCVCDWNELARHLKPFFFPCNGLASGPQCTRSVVKELIHVITMALLSSTDSCRAGHVKTVPISQGRSYCEASAFNKELVRNGKHKLESSGLPRGCLLYKTLQAQMLDMLDIEGLYPLYSRVEQYLEEFPEERSTLQIDGPYNEAFYEKLLDLSLEDDGTVAFALTKVQQYRIAMTAKDCSIMIALSPCLQDECSEQRPVVLTSKSRFTFSVSVLDLDLKPYESIPHQYKLDGEIVNYYLKNVQAKEDPVMSNLFKENEDCTLVLHKV is encoded by the exons CGCTGTGTGGTGCTACGGTTCCTGAAGTCCCCCCCCAACCAGAACAAG ACTCCTGAGGAAATACTCCACCATCTGCAAAACATCGTGGACTTTGGAAAACATGTGATGAAGCAGTTCTTTGGGGAGAACTATGTTCACCATGGG GAAATTATTCAACTGCCTTTAGACTTTGTAAGACAGCTCTGTTTGAAAATCCAGCCAGAGAGGCCAG AGTGTCGCTGTGACAAGGACATGGACACGCTGAGCGGTTACGCCATGTGCCTTCCCAACCTGACGCGGCTGCAGCCCTTCCGCTTCGCCGAGCACCGGCCCATCCTGTGCATCGAGATCAAG ccAAAGTGTGGCTTCATTCCCTTTTCCAGCCATGTTTCACAGGAGATAAAGCACAAGGTGTGTCGTTACTGTATGCATCAGCATCTAAAG GTAGCCAATGGAAAATGGAAGCGACCAAGTAAATATTGCCCATTGGATCTCTTCTCAGG AAATAAACAAAGAATGCACTTTGCTTTGAAGAGCTTATTACAGGAGGCACAGAACAACCTGAAAATATTTAAG AATGGGGAGTTAATTTATGGCTGTAAGGATGACCAGGACTGTGTGTGTGACTGGAATGAACTCGCTCGTCACCTCAAGCCTTTCTTTTTCCCGTGCAACGGGCTGGCCAGCGGCCCGCAGTGCACCCGCAGCGTGGTGAAGGAGCTGATCCACGTCATCACCATGGCGCTGCTGAGCAGCACCGactcctgcagggcagggcacgTGAAAACTGTTCCCATCTCACAGGGGAGGAGCTACTGTGAAGCAAGTGCTTTTAACAAGGAGCTAGTAAGGAACG GTAAACATAAGTTGGAAAGCTCTGGTTTACCGAGGGGTTGTCTCCTTTATAAAACCCTTCAGGCTCAGATGCTTGACATGCTGGATATTGAAGGACTCTATCCTTTGTACAGCAGAGTTGAGCAGTACTTGGAGGAATTTCCTGAGGAGAG AAGTACATTGCAGATAGATGGACCTTACAACGAGGCGTTCTATGAGAAGCTGCTGGACCTTTCCCTGGAAGATGATGGGACAGTGGCATTTGCATTAACAAAG GTGCAGCAGTACAGAATAGCAATGACTGCTAAAGACTGCTCCATCATGATTGCCCTTTCCCCCTGCCTGCAAGATGAATG ctcTGAGCAAAGACCTGTGGTACTGACATCCAAATCCAGATTCACCttctctgtttctgtgctgGACCTGGACCTGAAGCCCTATGAAAGCATCCCCCACCAGTACAAACTGGATGGAGAAATAGTCAATTATTACCTGAAAAATGTACAGGCCAAAGAGGACCCAGTTATGTCCAACCTCTTCAAGGAGAATGAAGACTGCACATTAGTTCTCCATAAAGTGTAA